In a genomic window of Pelotomaculum thermopropionicum SI:
- the PriA gene encoding primosomal protein N' (replication factor Y) - superfamily II helicase codes for MGETVSFAEVIVDLSSRNTDRVFHYAIPPDYRDKIAVGSMVTVPFGNRHLTGYVVGFGIPPGEVRIKEIAGVIDEGPVFTPELLELARWMAENYLCSTAEAFARILSPRLQVKASRRADVLVYPALAGAEMEKALSLLGRSPKQLAVLQKAAGCPGLTKSELAAAAMTSSKTVDALLKKGLLKVSAVMPAYLQDAPGDMIKTGSLTLNQDQEAALREISASLDRGRFDVFLLHGITGSGKTEVYLRAIAAALETGRQAVALVPEISLTPQMVELFRGRFGGQVAVLHSALSGGERYQEWRRVKEGQASVVLGTRSAVFAPCPRPGLFIIDEEHEPSYKQDDHMRYHAREIALKRAQLAGAVVVLGSATPSLESFSRAVSGGPYKLLKLPRRVDERPLPRVRVIDLRQEIREGNRGIFSRPLLYALNGCLERGGQAILFLNRRGYSTVVVCRECGLVLKCPRCDISLTYHLEGRLRCHYCNHLAVLPGLCPGCGSRYIRHFGAGTQKVEEEARKIFPKARIVRMDSDSTAQKGSHQKILDAFRDGLYDILIGTQMIAKGLDLPGVTLVGVINADTALHMPDFRAAERTFQLLTQVAGRAGRGGLPGEVLIQTYSPEHYSISAAAAHDYEGFYRSEMAVRRVLGYPPFSHLARLLFTHEDEEEVRKGAEKSKELLDRLVSGRNCRVEILGPAPAPLSKIKGHFRWQLVLKGRRRENIKEIIREGLAELERDRRFKVAVNVDINPQGMF; via the coding sequence ATGGGAGAAACCGTCTCTTTTGCCGAAGTCATAGTTGATCTCAGTTCCCGGAATACAGATCGGGTATTTCACTATGCCATCCCCCCTGATTACAGGGATAAAATTGCAGTTGGTTCAATGGTAACGGTGCCGTTCGGCAACAGGCATCTAACCGGCTATGTGGTGGGTTTCGGGATTCCCCCAGGCGAAGTGAGGATCAAGGAAATTGCCGGGGTTATTGACGAAGGACCGGTATTTACGCCTGAACTGCTGGAACTGGCCCGCTGGATGGCGGAAAATTATCTTTGCAGCACCGCCGAGGCTTTTGCCCGCATCCTCTCGCCCAGGCTGCAGGTAAAGGCTTCCCGCCGGGCAGATGTGCTGGTATACCCGGCGCTTGCCGGAGCGGAGATGGAAAAAGCTTTGAGTTTGCTTGGACGTTCTCCCAAGCAGTTAGCGGTCCTGCAAAAAGCTGCCGGCTGCCCCGGGTTGACTAAAAGTGAACTGGCTGCCGCTGCCATGACATCGTCAAAAACGGTGGATGCACTGCTCAAAAAGGGCCTGCTGAAAGTATCCGCCGTGATGCCTGCTTATCTCCAGGACGCTCCAGGAGATATGATAAAAACCGGCAGCCTGACGCTGAACCAGGATCAGGAGGCGGCTTTGAGAGAGATCTCGGCTTCCCTGGACCGGGGCAGGTTTGACGTATTTCTCCTGCATGGAATAACCGGCAGCGGCAAGACCGAAGTTTACCTCCGGGCTATTGCCGCTGCGCTGGAAACGGGGCGCCAGGCTGTTGCCCTGGTTCCGGAAATATCGCTGACCCCGCAGATGGTGGAACTATTTCGCGGGCGGTTCGGCGGGCAGGTGGCGGTATTACACAGCGCGCTTTCAGGCGGGGAAAGGTATCAGGAGTGGCGGCGGGTGAAGGAAGGTCAGGCGTCTGTGGTTCTGGGGACCAGGTCGGCCGTTTTTGCGCCCTGTCCCAGGCCGGGGCTTTTTATCATCGACGAAGAGCACGAACCGTCATACAAACAAGATGATCATATGCGCTACCATGCCCGGGAGATTGCTTTGAAGAGGGCCCAGCTTGCCGGTGCGGTAGTTGTGCTAGGAAGCGCTACTCCTTCCCTGGAGTCTTTTTCCAGGGCTGTTTCTGGCGGCCCGTATAAACTTTTAAAGCTGCCCCGCCGGGTGGACGAACGCCCTTTGCCGCGGGTAAGGGTGATAGACCTGCGGCAGGAAATAAGGGAAGGAAATAGGGGAATTTTCAGCCGCCCCCTGCTTTATGCTTTAAACGGGTGCCTGGAGAGAGGCGGGCAGGCAATCCTTTTTTTAAACCGGAGGGGATATTCAACCGTAGTGGTATGCCGGGAGTGCGGCTTGGTCTTAAAATGCCCCAGATGCGACATATCCCTTACCTACCACCTGGAGGGGCGGCTGCGCTGTCATTACTGCAACCACCTGGCCGTCCTGCCTGGCCTGTGCCCCGGTTGCGGGAGCCGTTACATCCGCCATTTTGGAGCAGGTACCCAGAAGGTGGAGGAAGAAGCGCGAAAGATTTTCCCCAAAGCGCGGATAGTGCGCATGGACAGCGACTCGACCGCGCAAAAAGGCTCTCACCAGAAGATTTTGGATGCCTTCCGGGACGGGCTGTATGATATTTTAATCGGCACTCAAATGATTGCCAAGGGACTGGATTTGCCGGGAGTAACCCTGGTGGGAGTAATAAACGCCGACACCGCCCTGCACATGCCGGACTTCAGGGCGGCAGAACGCACCTTTCAGTTGTTGACCCAGGTAGCGGGCAGGGCGGGGCGCGGCGGCTTGCCCGGCGAAGTGCTGATTCAGACTTACAGCCCCGAACACTACAGTATATCGGCGGCGGCAGCGCACGACTACGAGGGGTTTTACCGGAGCGAAATGGCTGTCAGGCGTGTGCTCGGCTATCCGCCTTTCAGCCACCTGGCCAGGCTCCTGTTCACCCATGAAGATGAAGAGGAAGTCAGGAAAGGAGCCGAAAAGTCCAAAGAACTGCTTGACAGGCTGGTATCCGGACGAAACTGTCGGGTTGAAATCCTGGGCCCGGCTCCGGCGCCGCTGAGCAAAATCAAGGGCCATTTCCGCTGGCAGCTGGTTTTAAAAGGCAGGCGGCGCGAAAATATAAAGGAAATTATCAGGGAAGGGCTGGCCGAGTTAGAAAGAGACCGGCGCTTTAAGGTAGCTGTTAATGTTGATATTAACCCCCAGGGGATGTTTTAA